DNA from Petropleomorpha daqingensis:
CCGACCGCGAGGGGCACGTCTACACGTACTCATGGAGCTCCGACGAGGGCTACATGAACAACACCGGCCAGCTGACCTGGACGTTCCAGCACGCCGGCACCCACCGGGTCACGCTCACTGTCACCGACGGGTCCGGCGCCTCCGGGTCCACCACCCAGACGGTCACGGTCGGAGGCGCGCCTCCGCCGCCGAGCGATCCGGCGACGTTCGCGGCGGACTCGTTCCAGCGCACCGCGAGCGGCGGCCTCGGCATCGCGGACGTCGGCGGTGCCTGGACGGCGCTGGACGGTGCGAGCCGGCAGTCGGTGTCGCCCGGGACGGCGCGGCTGGCGCTGACCGCTGCGGGGGCGTCGACCACCGCGCACCTGGCGACCGTCTCGCAGTCCACGGCTGACATGTCGGCGACCGTCTCGCTGAACGCTGCTCCTGACGGCGGCGGCGCGTCGTTCTACCTGATCGGCCGGCGGACCGGCGTCAACCAGGACTACCGGCTGCGGGCCCGCTTCCTCGGCGACGGCACCGTGCGACTGGTCCTCACCGCGCGGAAGTCGAGTGCGAGCGAGACCTTCCTCGGAGCCGAGACGGTGGTGGCGGGGCTCCGGTACACGCCGGGCACGGCGCTGCACGTGCGGCTCCAGGTGACCGGCACGGGGACCACGACCCTTCGCGCCCGGGCGTGGACGGGGAGCACCGAACCGTCCACCTGGACGGTCACGGCGGCGGACACGACGCCGTCCCTGCAGGGAGCCGGCTCGGTCGGCGTCGGCGCCTACCTGTCCGGCAGCGCGACACGCGTGCCGCTGACCTTCTCGGTCAGCGACTTCCTTGACCAGCAGCCGGGGTGACCGAGTGGTCCCGCTGCCGCTTCGGCGGTAGCGGGACGAAGCCGCTCGTGCGTGCCACGTACTCGGCGAAGCCCTGCCGCGAGCTCTTCATCCGCTCCTCGGTCAGAGGCGCTCCCGTGCCCTTGGCCAGCGTCCACGTCATGAGCACGGGGGAGAGGACGAACACCAGGCCGGTCCACGACCACGCGGACACCAGGAACAGCCCCCACCAGACGCAGGCGTCGCCGAAGTAGTTGGGGTGCCGGGTGTAGCGCCACAGACCCCGGTCCATCACCCGGCCACGGTTGGCCGGGTCGGCGGTGAAGCGGGCCAGCTGCCGGTCGCCCACCGCCTCGAAGAAGAGCCCGACCGCCCAGACGGCGACGCCCACCGAGGTCAGCACGGCCGACGCGCCCGACCAGAGGACACCGTTCTGGTGGACGGCGACCTGCACGGGCAGCGAGACGAACCACAGCGCTGCCGCCTGGGTCAGGTAGACCCGCCGGTACATGTGCGCGGCGACCGACCCGGTCGCGCGGGCGGCGATGTCGGCGTAGCGCGGGTCCTCGCCCTTGCCGGAGTTGCGGCGGGCGATGTGCGCGGCCAGCCGCAGTCCCCAGAGCGCGGTCAGGACGACGACCAGCACCTGCCGGCCGCCGTCCCCGACGTCGTGCGCCCGGGCCAGCAGCACCGAGACCAGGGCGACGACGACGAACCCCGAGCCCCAGACGACGTCGACGATCGCGTGCCGCCCGACCCGCAGCGCCACCGCCCACGTCCCGGTCAGCAGCAGCCACACGACGCCGAGGCAGATGGCGGCGTCGATCCCGAACGCCGCCCAGTTCACAGTGCCCAGCCGGCGCGGGTCGGCGGCATGCCGCTGCCGCCGTCGTCGGTGGGCCGGACGAGGAGCACCTGGTCGACCCCCATCCGGCCCTCGCGGAAGGTCAACCCGCCGCCGGCGAGGTAGAGCCGCCAGATCCGCGCACCCGCCACGCCCACGAGCCCGACGATCTCGTCCCAGCGCTCCTCGAGGCGTCGGGCCCAGGCGGACACGGTCCAGTCGTAGTGCTCGCGCAGGCTCTCCACGTCGCGCAGCTCCAGACCCGGCGCGCTGAGCATGGCGACGGTGTCCCAGGTCGGCCGCATGTGCATGTCGGGGGCCACGTAGCGCTCGATGAACGCGCCGCCGCCGGGCGCGCTCGGGTGGCTCATCGCCTGCACCAGCACCCGGCCGCCGGGGCGGACCAGCCGGTGCAGGGTCGCCGCGTAGACCCGGTACTGCTCCTGCCCGACGTGCTCGCTCATCTCGATCGAGGCCACCGCGTCGTACCGGCCCTCGACCGGCACCGGAACGTCGCGGTAGTCCTGCAGCCGGACCGTCACCCGGTCGGCCAGGCCGCGCTCGGCGACCAGCTTCTCGACGTGGTCGCGCTGCTGCGCGGAGATGGTGACCCCGGTGGCGTGCACACCGTGGTGCTCGGCGGCGTAGAGGATCAGCGAGCCCCACCCGCAGCCGACGTCGAGCAGCCGCATGCCCGGCTGCAGGCCCAGCTTGCGGCAGACCAGCTCGAGCTTGTCCCGCTGGGCGTCGGTGATGTCGTAGTCGCCGTCCTCGAGTGCCGGGTCCTGCCGGAAGTACGCGCAGGAGTAGGCCATGTGCTCGTCCAGCAGGGCGGCGTAGAGGTCGTTGCTCTGGTCGTAGTGGTACTTGATCGCGTCGCTGTCGCGGTGGGTGGTGTGCTTCTCGCCGGCCAGCACCGCCTCGGCCTCGGGCGGGGCGGGCCGAGGCCCGACGACGCCGAGCCGCAGCGCTGCGCGTGCCCAGCGCAGCCGGTCCCGCCACCCGGGGAGCCGTGGGGGCCGGGCCCGGACCAGCGCCCAGACCCGGGACAGGCCGTCGGCGAGGTCACCGTCGACGTCCAGTTCGCCGGCGACGTAGGCGCGCGCCAGGCCGAGCTCGTCCGGGTCCCAGAGCAGGCGGCGCAGCGCCCGGCGGTCGCGGATCACCACGGTCGGGGCGCCCGCCGGGCCGGCCTCGCTGCCGTCCCAGGCGCGGATGCGCAGCGGCAGGTCGCCCAGCACCTCGGTGACGAGGGCGGCGAGTCGGGCGGCGGGGGACGAGGTGGCCACGCGGTTTCCTGTCTGTCGGGGAGTGATGGGCAGGCGGCGGGCCCACAGCCGGAGGCCGTGCCAGCGGATGAGCGCGCTGCCCTTGAGCGCGGGCAGCGGGCGGCGCAGGGCGAGCGCCGCGACGCGCGCGGCCGTGGCCGGTCGCCCGGTGCCGGACACCCAGGCGGAGAACACCCGCTCGCCGTCCTGGTGCAGCTCGACGGCGACCCGCACCCGCTCGCCGGGCGACGCCACGGACATGCGGTAGCGCCCGGCGACGGTCAGGAAGGGGGACACGTAGAACTCCTTGTCCACCTCCGCGCGGCCGGCCTCGTCGGGGTGCAGCAGGTAGGCGTGCCGCTCGCCGTAGGTGTTGTGCACCTCGGCGACGACGCAGGCCGGGCTGCCGTCGGCCCGGTAGCACCAGTGCGTCGAGAGCGGGTTGAACACGTGCGAGGCGCGGCCGGCCCCGGCGCGCGGGTGCGCGAGCATGAGCACCCGCGCGACGTCGTCCACGCCGTGCTCCGCCGCGAACGCGACCACGTTCTGCTTGATCGAGCGGTCCGGGTCGCCCACGTGGTCGGCCGCCTCGAACCGGGCCTGGCCGGCCAGCCACCGGGGGAGGCCGAGTTCGCCTGCGGCGACGTCGTCCAGGTCGACCAGCCAGAGGTGGCTGCGGTGCTCGAAGGAGCGCCGCACCGGTGTCGCCCGGAGGTGTCCGATGCGGACGTCGTAGAGGACCGGCGCCCTCACCAGACGGCACCGAAGGCTGCGGCCGCCCGCACCCCTGACGAGCAGCCGTCCTCGTGGAAGCCCCACCCGTGGTAGGCGCCGGCGAACGCGGTGCGGCCGGTCGTGAGCTCCGGCAGCCGCCGCTGCGCGGCGACCGACGCCGGTGTGTAGATCGGGTGCTCGTAGACCATGCGCTGCAGGACCGAACCGGGGTCGACGCCCTGGCCGCCGTTGAGCGTCACCAGGTAGTCCTCCGGCACCTCGAGGTCCTGCAGCCGGTTCATCCAGTAACTGACCTGGACGTCGTCCCCGAGCCGGTCGCACCCGGACAGCCGGTAGTTCCACGATGCCCGCGCCCGGCGGGCGTCCGGGAGCACCCGTGCGTCGGTGTGCAGCAGCGTCTCGTTGCGGGAGTACTCGAACGCCCCGAGGACCTCCCGTTCGGCGTCGGTGGGGTCGCCGAGCAGCGCGAGCGCCTGGTCGGCGTGGGTGGCGACGACGACGACGTCGGAGTCGTGGTGCTGACCGTCGTCGTCGACCAGCTCCACGCCGTCGGCGTGCCGCGTCAGGGTCCGGACGCCGGCCCCGGTCTGGACGGCGGACAGGCCCTTGGCCGCCCGCTCGACGTAGGTCCGCGAGCCGCCGGTGACCGTCCGCCACTGCGGGGAACCCGTGACGGAGAGCATCCCGTGGTTGTGCAGGAACCGGAACAGGTAGACCGCCGGGTACTCCAGCGACAGCCCCGCACCCGCCGACCAGACGCAGGAGACGACCGGCAGCACGAAATGGCGGACGAAGTACGGGCTGAACCCGCAGATCGCCAGGAAGGTGCCGAGGGTCAGGCCGTCGATGCTGCCGCCGGGGTGCGCGTCCGCGTGCCGGAGCAGCCGCCGGGCGGCCCGGTGGAAGGCCGTCACCTCGGTGAGCATGCGCAGGTAGGTGGGGTTGCCGAGGCGGCGCAGCTGCGCGAACAGGCCGGCGAAGCCCTTTGCGCCCGCGTACTCGAGGCCGCAGCCGTCGCAGCTGATGGACATGCTCATCTCGGTGGGCTGGGTGGCCACGCCCAGCTCGCGGAACAGCCGGATCAGGTGGGGATAGGTCCGCTCGTTGTGCACGATGAAGCCGCTGTCGACCGCGACCGGGTGACCGTCCGAGCCGGTCAGGTCGTGGGTGTGGGAGTGGCCGCCGAGCCGGTCCTCGGCCTCGAAGAGCGTGACGTCGTGGGTCCGCTGCAGCAGGTAGGCCGCCGTCAGGCCGGCGATCCCGGACCCGACGACGGCGGCGGTCGGACGGTGCAGGCGCGCGGCGGTCACCGGTTGTCGACGCGCAGGGCCAGCGCGTTCAGCGCGGCGAACCCCACAGCGGCGCCGACCGCCTTGACGCGCCGGCCGGCGTCCGGAGCGTTCAGGCCGAAACCGACGGCGTCGCTGAGGTCCGAGGCGATCCGGTAGACGCTGGCCGCCCGCAGCGGCGCGCCCTGCGGCGCGAACAGCAGGGCCAGGCCGGAGGCGACGTCTCGGGCGC
Protein-coding regions in this window:
- a CDS encoding NAD(P)/FAD-dependent oxidoreductase — its product is MTAARLHRPTAAVVGSGIAGLTAAYLLQRTHDVTLFEAEDRLGGHSHTHDLTGSDGHPVAVDSGFIVHNERTYPHLIRLFRELGVATQPTEMSMSISCDGCGLEYAGAKGFAGLFAQLRRLGNPTYLRMLTEVTAFHRAARRLLRHADAHPGGSIDGLTLGTFLAICGFSPYFVRHFVLPVVSCVWSAGAGLSLEYPAVYLFRFLHNHGMLSVTGSPQWRTVTGGSRTYVERAAKGLSAVQTGAGVRTLTRHADGVELVDDDGQHHDSDVVVVATHADQALALLGDPTDAEREVLGAFEYSRNETLLHTDARVLPDARRARASWNYRLSGCDRLGDDVQVSYWMNRLQDLEVPEDYLVTLNGGQGVDPGSVLQRMVYEHPIYTPASVAAQRRLPELTTGRTAFAGAYHGWGFHEDGCSSGVRAAAAFGAVW
- a CDS encoding DUF1365 family protein — translated: MRAPVLYDVRIGHLRATPVRRSFEHRSHLWLVDLDDVAAGELGLPRWLAGQARFEAADHVGDPDRSIKQNVVAFAAEHGVDDVARVLMLAHPRAGAGRASHVFNPLSTHWCYRADGSPACVVAEVHNTYGERHAYLLHPDEAGRAEVDKEFYVSPFLTVAGRYRMSVASPGERVRVAVELHQDGERVFSAWVSGTGRPATAARVAALALRRPLPALKGSALIRWHGLRLWARRLPITPRQTGNRVATSSPAARLAALVTEVLGDLPLRIRAWDGSEAGPAGAPTVVIRDRRALRRLLWDPDELGLARAYVAGELDVDGDLADGLSRVWALVRARPPRLPGWRDRLRWARAALRLGVVGPRPAPPEAEAVLAGEKHTTHRDSDAIKYHYDQSNDLYAALLDEHMAYSCAYFRQDPALEDGDYDITDAQRDKLELVCRKLGLQPGMRLLDVGCGWGSLILYAAEHHGVHATGVTISAQQRDHVEKLVAERGLADRVTVRLQDYRDVPVPVEGRYDAVASIEMSEHVGQEQYRVYAATLHRLVRPGGRVLVQAMSHPSAPGGGAFIERYVAPDMHMRPTWDTVAMLSAPGLELRDVESLREHYDWTVSAWARRLEERWDEIVGLVGVAGARIWRLYLAGGGLTFREGRMGVDQVLLVRPTDDGGSGMPPTRAGWAL
- a CDS encoding DUF1295 domain-containing protein → MNWAAFGIDAAICLGVVWLLLTGTWAVALRVGRHAIVDVVWGSGFVVVALVSVLLARAHDVGDGGRQVLVVVLTALWGLRLAAHIARRNSGKGEDPRYADIAARATGSVAAHMYRRVYLTQAAALWFVSLPVQVAVHQNGVLWSGASAVLTSVGVAVWAVGLFFEAVGDRQLARFTADPANRGRVMDRGLWRYTRHPNYFGDACVWWGLFLVSAWSWTGLVFVLSPVLMTWTLAKGTGAPLTEERMKSSRQGFAEYVARTSGFVPLPPKRQRDHSVTPAAGQGSR